The Nocardia sp. XZ_19_385 genome window below encodes:
- a CDS encoding MFS transporter: MDPGQKHAGMTEKVGRAGISRYLPWLADGELAAWLAFAGCLVAVFMQMIDVTIVNTALPSITSDLHASPSAQLLVVSGYSLAFACTLLTAARLGERVGRRAMFLTSVVAFTAASVWCGMSTSATELVAARVVQGVTGAGMAAQTIAILTVSFPRERHPLVFALYGGVAGFAGMLGPILGGVLVTADIAGTGWHSVFLINVPLGLVAFALAFRFLRLGKPTQREPFDLRGVALSTISLFALLYALADIHQNGWRPGPLAVIAGAVALALLFLRYERRSASPLVRLDLFADRGFAVGSVLVTAFFGLFTAFVFAVSITLQDELHFSPLRTGLAMTPFALGAGAGALASPWLVQRWGVRTLAAGIAAYGVCVAIGAAYLHITGGVVDLRLAAGPIFLSGLGVGLFGVQLQPLMLAGLSQRQMDGASGLLPTIEQIGNGVGLALLSAVFFRSHTLSGSITMFAAIAVVALAMGALTLALPAKAAPR, from the coding sequence GTGGATCCCGGCCAAAAGCACGCCGGGATGACGGAGAAGGTCGGCCGCGCTGGGATCTCGCGGTACCTGCCGTGGCTGGCAGACGGTGAGCTGGCCGCGTGGCTCGCCTTCGCTGGCTGCCTGGTCGCGGTGTTCATGCAGATGATCGACGTGACGATCGTGAACACCGCGCTGCCGAGCATCACCTCGGATTTGCACGCCTCTCCATCGGCTCAGCTGCTGGTGGTGTCCGGTTACTCCCTGGCGTTCGCGTGCACACTGCTCACCGCGGCGCGACTGGGCGAACGGGTGGGCCGGCGCGCGATGTTCCTCACCTCGGTCGTAGCGTTCACCGCGGCTTCGGTGTGGTGCGGAATGTCCACCAGCGCAACTGAACTGGTCGCGGCCCGGGTGGTGCAGGGCGTGACCGGTGCGGGGATGGCGGCCCAGACCATCGCTATCCTCACCGTCAGCTTTCCGCGGGAGCGCCATCCGCTGGTGTTCGCGCTGTACGGCGGCGTGGCCGGGTTCGCGGGGATGCTCGGGCCGATTCTCGGCGGCGTGCTGGTCACGGCCGATATCGCGGGCACCGGCTGGCATTCGGTGTTCTTGATCAATGTGCCGCTCGGGCTGGTCGCGTTCGCGTTGGCCTTTCGATTCCTGCGCCTGGGCAAGCCCACCCAGCGCGAGCCGTTCGACCTGCGCGGTGTGGCGCTGTCCACGATCAGTCTGTTCGCACTGCTCTACGCCCTGGCCGACATTCACCAGAACGGCTGGCGGCCTGGCCCTTTGGCGGTGATCGCGGGGGCTGTGGCGCTGGCGCTGCTGTTCCTGCGCTACGAACGCCGCAGTGCCAGCCCCCTGGTTCGGCTCGACCTGTTCGCCGACCGCGGTTTCGCCGTCGGCTCCGTGCTCGTGACCGCGTTCTTCGGACTGTTCACCGCCTTCGTCTTCGCCGTCTCCATCACCCTCCAGGACGAACTGCACTTCTCCCCGCTGCGCACCGGCCTGGCGATGACACCGTTCGCACTCGGCGCGGGCGCCGGAGCGCTCGCCTCCCCCTGGCTCGTCCAGCGCTGGGGTGTCCGCACTCTCGCCGCAGGCATCGCCGCCTACGGTGTGTGCGTCGCCATCGGCGCGGCCTATCTGCACATCACCGGCGGGGTAGTCGACCTGCGGCTCGCGGCCGGTCCGATCTTCCTGTCCGGGCTCGGTGTCGGGCTGTTCGGTGTGCAACTGCAACCGCTGATGCTCGCGGGCCTGAGTCAACGCCAGATGGACGGGGCGTCGGGCCTGTTGCCGACGATCGAGCAGATCGGCAACGGCGTCGGGCTCGCTCTGCTCAGCGCGGTGTTCTTCCGCTCGCACACCCTCTCCGGCAGCATCACCATGTTCGCGGCGATCGCGGTCGTCGCCCTCGCCATGGGCGCGCTCACCCTCGCATTGCCCGCGAAGGCCGCGCCGCGATGA
- a CDS encoding type I polyketide synthase — translation MSDIAIVGIGCRFAGGIDSPESFWQFVVGKQDAVVEIPADRWDYRRYYDPDRRTPGRAYTKRGAFLTTDPWEFDPDFFGISAREATGLDPQQRLLLEITWEALDDAGIAGAAAGAPVGVYVGGFVVDQSVVGVVGPALAHVDMHTAASASYTMLSNRIAYALNLTGPAITVDTACSSSLVAMHLACQALDNGDCSVALAGGVNVMLQPETFVMMCKGGFLATDGRCKSFDAAGDGYGRGEGGGMVVLKKLDDAVRDGDRIYAVVKATGSNQDGRTTAITVPNAVSQESLAREVCARAGLSPDSITYVEAHGTGTPVGDPIEIRALGRAYGAVGRRAGTLGVGSLKATLGHTEAASGIASVIKSALAIQHRTIPPQGWLDEANPDIPFADLGMHIQLEPEPVATEVDRMTIAVNGFGYGGTNAHAILQEHHQGSAAAAEPPRHYGVLPLSARSAPAVRAMADRFADLLTAGADPGRLAEAAWTRMAHHPFRTGMLLGDTGELVRQLRHFASGEGRDATRTVARRTAEPVFVFSGMGPQWWGMARELLSAEGAFAETAREIDAEFQAVAGWSILEELLMRGEADSRVSSTEVAQPANFLVQVALVAELAEFGIHPAAVVGHSVGEVSAAYVTGMLSLKDAVRVAYHRARLQATTAGSGGMLAAGLSLDQARDLLTEDTAVDIAAINSGNALTLSGDADRLDEIAEKLTEQGAFARRLRVEVPYHSALMDPILDDLRTALADLSPQRPRIPLYSTVTGAPVTEADWDADYWCANVRQPVRFADAITALIAAGSRVFLEVGPHPVLSGNIREILLDTGETGATVATLDRKQPDSESIRKTLAGLFSAGVLDLEVLFPPDLPPTAHQPLPRYPWQRTRLHHPLPLFDQLKHGTPGGYAMLGDPDLEGRPGWLLQIGTEILPWITDHVVGGVRILPGAAYLDAALSAAASRMPDKRVALEQVRFVAPLIMSGPDVPLLEFSIEESSGRFLIRSRAATGTVWTVNAVGRLLTGSYESTKVAIPQVESEVEFSPELFYSALSARGLQYGPAFRRVTAVRAGADTAIATVDGSIAADSGHLAHPAVVDAAMQTVALLFADAALAEGAMVPVAVSAVRMFGPLPEQVTVVARRDPAQRLRADVDLLDADQKLCLQLVGVQVGPLTPGVSPLHRMADFYYADTMEEREPIDPAALPGTDVTTVILAIGENDSRAQELGAAIPGAVLHPVTPDLEAELTEVLRTATLSPRFHRLHVCVVAGESDDLAALWALKRIAVAVAEFIEASSTDELPGVGDGSCHITLITERAFTLPDSPIAPNPPHAALAGARRVLLNEQTRLRWRLIDVEPATPTSQLVTELGVPGAFSYDNSDEVLLRADKRWVPVVTRPLQERIDELDTAQPLTDPEADFALEIPKSRLLSALSWRSATRREPGPGEVEVRMQIIGLNYKDPLKVMGLLGERELAGTFFGTSPGMEGVGTVVRLGSGVTGLAVGDSVAVAAKGMMRRYHVVEQQYLVPMPEGAEPGLCTSTTAFATAEYALTDLAQLRPGETVLIHGAAGGVGSAAIQVAKAAGARIIGTAGTDDRRAHILELGADHALNSRSLNFADDVLALTDGVGVDVVVSTAPGEILRQNFHAVREFGRIVEVGKADVYTGGLLELANFDKNLTYFSIDLDRMCAVRPLQLAELLRRVYDKIIAGVYSPLPYEVFETHEVAKAFDEVIRSQRVGRVALSMEEAAPPVRPQLPDLHIYGDATYLITGGFGGFGLATGRWLVSKGARRLVLVGRSGASTEAAVQQLAAWRANGVEVVEQRADIADSEAVAGVVAAAHDTAYPLRGIFHAAGAVADNRVAAMDLDQLTRVYRPKVDGARALRAAVRAADIQLDMFVLYSSGGSMFGIFGQYNYCAANVAIEALAEQWSREGDRVLCVGWGHMSGATGGMANDEKVAKYLEVAGFGAIDMADGTAYLEQALRLGVTRAAIIPTDWNRLTGAFPSLTRTGRLTALIAASVEDNSIAAQMRAELAALDESKRGQAVARMLADQLAVVMGVAPESIDLTVPVPELGLDSLMAVEFGARVGKQLGIELMSLQMGRSFSLEQAGPKVAELILASDPAVGAPPAAEEPEAAAVEQDSPAPQPEPVGV, via the coding sequence GTGTCGGACATCGCTATTGTCGGTATCGGCTGCCGTTTTGCCGGTGGCATCGATTCACCGGAGAGTTTCTGGCAGTTCGTCGTCGGCAAACAGGACGCGGTCGTCGAAATTCCGGCGGATCGCTGGGATTATCGGCGCTACTACGACCCCGACCGGCGCACCCCGGGCCGCGCCTACACCAAGCGTGGCGCCTTCCTGACGACCGATCCGTGGGAATTCGATCCCGATTTCTTCGGCATCTCCGCCCGCGAGGCGACCGGACTCGACCCGCAACAGCGGCTGCTGCTGGAAATCACCTGGGAGGCACTCGACGACGCGGGCATCGCCGGTGCCGCCGCAGGTGCACCGGTGGGTGTCTACGTCGGTGGCTTCGTGGTCGATCAGTCGGTGGTCGGCGTCGTCGGCCCCGCCCTCGCGCACGTCGACATGCACACCGCCGCCAGTGCGTCCTACACGATGCTGTCGAACCGGATCGCCTACGCGCTCAACCTGACCGGGCCCGCCATCACCGTCGACACGGCCTGCTCGTCCTCGTTGGTCGCCATGCATCTGGCCTGCCAGGCGCTGGACAACGGCGACTGCTCGGTGGCGCTGGCCGGCGGCGTGAACGTCATGCTGCAACCGGAGACGTTCGTCATGATGTGCAAGGGCGGCTTCCTCGCCACCGACGGCCGCTGCAAATCCTTCGACGCGGCCGGTGACGGGTACGGCCGTGGCGAGGGCGGCGGCATGGTCGTGCTGAAGAAGCTCGACGACGCGGTGCGCGACGGCGACCGGATCTACGCGGTGGTCAAGGCGACCGGTTCCAATCAGGACGGGCGCACCACCGCCATCACGGTGCCCAATGCGGTCTCGCAGGAATCCCTCGCCCGGGAGGTGTGCGCCCGCGCGGGCCTGTCCCCCGACAGCATCACCTACGTGGAGGCGCACGGGACCGGCACCCCCGTCGGCGACCCCATCGAGATCCGCGCCCTCGGCCGGGCCTACGGCGCGGTCGGCAGGCGCGCGGGCACGCTGGGCGTCGGATCGCTGAAAGCCACACTGGGACATACCGAAGCGGCCTCCGGCATCGCGAGCGTCATCAAGTCGGCGCTCGCCATCCAGCACCGCACCATCCCGCCGCAGGGCTGGCTCGACGAAGCCAATCCGGACATCCCGTTCGCGGATCTGGGCATGCACATTCAGCTCGAGCCGGAACCGGTCGCCACGGAGGTCGATCGAATGACCATCGCGGTCAACGGTTTCGGCTACGGCGGCACCAACGCGCACGCCATTTTGCAGGAGCACCATCAGGGATCGGCGGCGGCCGCGGAACCACCACGGCACTACGGCGTCCTACCGCTGTCCGCCCGCAGCGCACCCGCGGTCCGCGCGATGGCCGACCGTTTCGCCGACTTGCTCACCGCGGGCGCGGATCCCGGCCGTCTCGCCGAAGCGGCGTGGACGCGGATGGCGCACCACCCGTTCCGCACCGGCATGCTCCTCGGCGACACCGGCGAATTGGTCCGGCAGTTGCGGCATTTCGCCTCCGGTGAAGGCCGCGATGCCACCCGCACCGTCGCCCGGCGCACGGCCGAGCCGGTTTTCGTCTTCTCCGGTATGGGCCCGCAGTGGTGGGGTATGGCACGCGAACTGCTCAGCGCCGAGGGCGCTTTCGCCGAGACAGCACGCGAGATCGATGCCGAATTCCAGGCGGTCGCCGGCTGGTCGATCCTCGAAGAACTCCTGATGCGGGGCGAGGCCGACTCCCGGGTGAGCTCCACCGAGGTCGCCCAGCCCGCCAACTTCCTGGTCCAGGTCGCTCTCGTCGCCGAGCTGGCCGAATTCGGCATCCATCCGGCCGCGGTCGTCGGCCACAGCGTCGGCGAGGTCTCGGCGGCCTACGTCACCGGCATGCTGTCGCTGAAAGACGCTGTGCGCGTGGCATATCACCGGGCCCGGCTGCAAGCCACGACCGCTGGCTCCGGTGGCATGCTGGCGGCCGGTCTCAGCCTGGATCAGGCCCGCGACCTCCTCACCGAGGACACCGCGGTCGATATCGCCGCGATCAACAGCGGCAACGCGCTCACCCTGTCCGGTGACGCCGATCGCCTGGACGAGATCGCCGAGAAGCTCACCGAGCAGGGTGCTTTCGCGCGGCGTCTGCGCGTCGAGGTGCCCTATCACAGTGCGCTGATGGATCCGATCCTCGACGACCTGCGCACCGCGCTCGCCGACCTTTCCCCGCAGCGCCCCCGAATCCCGTTGTACTCCACCGTCACCGGCGCACCCGTCACCGAAGCGGACTGGGACGCCGACTACTGGTGCGCGAATGTGCGCCAGCCGGTGCGCTTTGCCGACGCGATCACCGCGCTGATCGCGGCGGGCAGCCGGGTGTTCCTCGAGGTCGGCCCGCACCCGGTGCTGTCGGGCAATATTCGCGAGATCCTCTTGGACACCGGCGAAACCGGCGCCACAGTGGCGACGTTGGATCGCAAACAGCCCGACTCCGAGAGCATCCGCAAAACCCTCGCCGGCCTCTTCAGCGCGGGCGTCCTCGACCTCGAGGTGCTCTTCCCACCCGACCTGCCGCCGACCGCGCACCAGCCGTTGCCGCGCTACCCGTGGCAGCGCACCCGATTGCACCATCCCCTACCGCTTTTCGACCAGCTCAAACACGGCACACCCGGCGGCTACGCCATGCTCGGCGACCCGGACCTGGAAGGCCGCCCGGGCTGGCTGCTGCAGATCGGCACCGAAATCCTGCCGTGGATCACCGATCACGTGGTGGGCGGTGTCCGGATCCTGCCCGGCGCGGCGTATCTGGACGCGGCCCTCAGCGCCGCCGCGAGCCGGATGCCCGACAAGCGCGTCGCCCTGGAGCAGGTGCGGTTCGTCGCACCGCTGATCATGAGTGGTCCCGATGTCCCGCTGCTGGAATTCAGCATCGAGGAGTCCAGTGGCCGGTTCCTGATCCGGTCCCGGGCCGCGACCGGGACGGTGTGGACGGTCAACGCCGTCGGGCGACTGCTGACCGGCAGCTACGAGTCCACGAAAGTCGCCATCCCGCAGGTGGAATCGGAAGTCGAGTTCTCGCCCGAACTGTTCTACTCCGCGCTCAGCGCCCGCGGCCTGCAGTACGGTCCGGCGTTCCGGCGGGTGACCGCGGTGCGTGCCGGCGCCGACACCGCGATCGCGACGGTCGACGGCAGCATCGCCGCCGACTCCGGGCACCTCGCGCACCCCGCGGTCGTCGATGCCGCGATGCAGACCGTGGCGCTGCTGTTCGCCGACGCCGCCCTCGCCGAGGGCGCGATGGTGCCGGTCGCGGTGTCGGCGGTGCGCATGTTCGGGCCGCTGCCCGAGCAGGTCACCGTGGTCGCGCGCCGGGATCCGGCGCAGCGGCTGCGCGCCGATGTCGACCTGCTCGACGCCGACCAGAAGCTGTGCCTGCAACTGGTGGGCGTGCAGGTCGGCCCGCTCACACCCGGGGTGAGCCCGCTGCACCGGATGGCCGACTTCTACTACGCCGACACCATGGAGGAGCGCGAGCCGATCGACCCGGCCGCGCTGCCCGGAACCGACGTCACCACTGTCATCCTGGCGATCGGCGAGAACGACAGCCGCGCACAGGAACTCGGCGCGGCCATCCCCGGTGCGGTGCTGCATCCGGTCACCCCGGATCTCGAGGCCGAACTCACCGAGGTGTTGCGCACCGCGACCCTTTCGCCCCGCTTCCACCGCCTGCACGTGTGTGTCGTGGCGGGCGAGAGTGACGATCTCGCCGCGCTGTGGGCACTCAAGCGCATCGCGGTCGCCGTAGCCGAATTCATCGAGGCGTCCAGCACCGACGAACTGCCCGGTGTGGGCGACGGCTCCTGCCACATCACCCTGATCACCGAACGCGCTTTCACGCTGCCCGACAGCCCGATCGCGCCGAACCCGCCGCACGCCGCGCTCGCGGGCGCTCGCCGTGTCCTGCTCAACGAACAGACTCGGCTGCGCTGGCGGCTGATCGACGTGGAACCGGCGACGCCCACCAGCCAGCTGGTCACGGAACTCGGTGTGCCCGGGGCGTTCTCCTACGACAACTCCGACGAGGTGCTGCTGCGGGCGGACAAACGCTGGGTCCCGGTGGTCACGCGGCCGCTGCAGGAACGCATCGACGAACTCGACACCGCGCAGCCACTGACCGACCCCGAGGCCGATTTCGCTCTGGAGATCCCGAAATCCCGGCTGCTGTCCGCGCTCAGCTGGCGCAGTGCCACCCGCCGCGAACCGGGCCCCGGTGAGGTCGAGGTCCGGATGCAGATCATCGGCCTGAATTACAAGGATCCGCTCAAGGTCATGGGCTTGCTCGGTGAAAGAGAGCTCGCCGGAACATTTTTCGGCACCTCACCGGGCATGGAGGGGGTCGGCACGGTGGTGCGCCTCGGATCCGGCGTCACCGGTCTGGCTGTCGGCGACTCCGTCGCGGTGGCGGCCAAGGGCATGATGCGGCGCTACCACGTCGTCGAGCAGCAGTATCTGGTGCCGATGCCCGAGGGCGCGGAGCCCGGACTCTGCACCAGCACAACCGCTTTCGCCACCGCCGAATACGCCTTGACCGACCTGGCCCAGCTGCGGCCCGGGGAAACCGTGCTGATCCACGGCGCGGCCGGCGGTGTCGGCTCGGCCGCGATCCAGGTCGCGAAAGCGGCGGGTGCGCGGATCATCGGCACGGCGGGGACCGATGATCGGCGCGCCCACATCCTCGAACTCGGCGCCGACCACGCACTGAACTCCCGCTCGCTCAACTTCGCCGACGACGTGCTGGCACTGACCGACGGGGTCGGTGTCGACGTGGTGGTCAGCACCGCACCGGGCGAGATCCTGCGCCAGAACTTCCATGCCGTCCGGGAATTCGGCCGCATCGTCGAGGTCGGCAAGGCCGACGTCTACACCGGCGGGCTGCTGGAACTGGCCAACTTCGACAAGAACCTCACCTACTTCTCGATCGATCTGGACCGGATGTGCGCGGTCCGCCCGCTCCAGCTCGCCGAGCTGCTGCGCCGGGTCTACGACAAGATCATCGCCGGGGTCTACAGCCCGCTGCCGTACGAGGTGTTCGAAACCCATGAGGTGGCCAAGGCTTTCGACGAGGTCATCCGGTCGCAGCGGGTCGGGCGGGTGGCGCTCAGTATGGAGGAGGCCGCGCCACCCGTCCGGCCCCAGTTGCCCGACCTCCATATCTATGGCGACGCAACATATTTGATCACCGGAGGTTTCGGCGGCTTCGGTTTGGCCACCGGGCGCTGGCTGGTGAGCAAGGGCGCGCGGCGACTCGTGCTGGTCGGGCGTAGCGGTGCGAGCACCGAGGCCGCCGTGCAGCAGCTCGCGGCCTGGCGGGCCAACGGCGTCGAGGTGGTCGAGCAGCGGGCCGACATCGCCGATTCCGAGGCCGTAGCCGGTGTCGTGGCCGCCGCACACGACACTGCGTACCCGTTGCGGGGGATCTTCCACGCGGCGGGTGCGGTTGCCGACAACCGCGTCGCCGCAATGGATCTCGACCAGTTGACCCGGGTGTACCGCCCGAAAGTAGACGGTGCGCGGGCCCTGCGTGCAGCGGTACGCGCGGCCGACATCCAGCTCGACATGTTCGTGCTGTACTCCTCCGGCGGTTCGATGTTCGGCATCTTCGGGCAGTACAACTACTGCGCCGCCAATGTCGCGATCGAAGCGCTCGCCGAGCAGTGGTCCCGCGAAGGTGACCGCGTGCTCTGCGTCGGCTGGGGCCATATGTCCGGCGCGACCGGCGGCATGGCCAACGACGAGAAGGTCGCCAAGTATCTGGAGGTCGCCGGGTTCGGAGCCATCGATATGGCCGACGGCACCGCCTATTTGGAGCAGGCGCTGCGGTTGGGTGTGACCCGGGCGGCGATCATCCCGACCGACTGGAACCGGCTCACCGGAGCGTTCCCGTCGCTGACCCGCACCGGCCGGCTCACCGCGCTGATCGCGGCGTCGGTGGAGGACAACTCGATCGCCGCGCAGATGCGCGCCGAACTCGCCGCGCTCGACGAGAGCAAGCGGGGTCAGGCCGTGGCACGCATGCTCGCCGATCAGCTGGCGGTGGTGATGGGTGTCGCGCCGGAATCGATCGACCTCACCGTCCCGGTGCCGGAACTGGGGCTGGACTCGCTGATGGCCGTCGAATTCGGCGCGCGCGTGGGCAAACAGCTCGGGATCGAGTTGATGTCCTTGCAGATGGGGCGGTCGTTCAGTCTGGAACAGGCCGGGCCCAAGGTCGCCGAGCTGATCCTGGCATCGGATCCTGCGGTCGGGGCACCACCCGCCGCCGAGGAACCGGAAGCCGCTGCGGTGGAGCAGGATTCACCGGCACCGCAGCCTGAGCCGGTCGGTGTCTGA
- a CDS encoding MMPL family transporter has translation MFAGFTSWGDLVVRQRFAVIGVVLTALLGLGLYGLGLGDRLSADGWDDPGSESVRAAVLHDAAFGRDHSSDVLLLFHAPDGKTIDDLEFGRRVAQHLDSLPRRFPGEISKINGSYWKTETGVAQPFFGTSDKKHAFAAVAIRGADSTEMARNFRKVEDVFEVQGLAVEVAGGQAVGGALSNTMAEDQQRMELLAIPAVAILLFFVFGGVVAAALPLVAGGLTVLAAWGVVRVLTHFSAVNSFVAPVVSMIGLGLAIDYGLFMVSRFREELEDGRDVPDAVRRTVRTAGHTVVVSAIIVVAASSAMLLFPHGFLRSFAFGTIATVTLAALIAVTLLPATLCILGRRVDMLGFTRFRRVGSSDFWGRTCDWVLKHPLRVAIPVCGVLLLLILPVGDLAFGAISERYLPPDHPTRLAQQHFDELFPLRGADPIQLLIVSENPLDVGAVRAQVDRAPGLTGPFSVPSRGNGNVFVTQAAVSENARPAIEYLRAMPLPQGTTVLVGGQPAIGQDSIDALVRRMPLMIVLVLLGTTALLAFAFRSLVLPLKAAVLNALGLGSTLGILTWIFVEGHGAGLLNFTPQPIMALVLVLIIALVYGLSTDYEVFLLSRMVEAREAGASTAEAVRIGTARTGRIITAAALILMAVTGAFAFSDLLMMQYIAYGMLAALFIDAVVLRMLLVPAAMRLLGEACWWAPAWLKPTPTTHSEADLVRSIR, from the coding sequence TTGTTCGCCGGATTCACGTCCTGGGGAGATCTCGTCGTCCGGCAGCGTTTCGCCGTGATCGGGGTGGTGCTGACGGCATTGCTCGGACTCGGGCTCTACGGATTGGGTTTGGGGGATCGGCTCAGCGCCGACGGGTGGGACGATCCGGGCTCGGAATCGGTGCGGGCGGCAGTGCTGCACGATGCGGCGTTCGGACGCGATCACTCCAGTGATGTGCTGCTGCTGTTCCACGCGCCCGACGGGAAGACCATCGACGATCTGGAGTTCGGCCGCCGGGTCGCCCAGCATCTGGACAGCCTGCCGCGGCGGTTCCCCGGAGAGATCAGCAAGATCAACGGCAGTTACTGGAAGACCGAAACCGGTGTGGCGCAGCCCTTCTTCGGCACCTCCGACAAGAAGCACGCCTTCGCCGCCGTCGCCATCCGAGGCGCGGACAGCACCGAGATGGCCCGCAACTTCCGCAAGGTCGAGGATGTTTTCGAGGTCCAGGGCCTGGCCGTGGAGGTGGCGGGGGGCCAGGCCGTCGGGGGAGCGCTGAGCAACACCATGGCCGAGGACCAGCAGCGTATGGAGCTGCTCGCGATCCCGGCGGTGGCGATTCTGCTGTTCTTCGTCTTCGGCGGGGTGGTCGCCGCGGCGCTACCGCTGGTCGCAGGCGGGCTGACCGTGCTCGCCGCCTGGGGCGTGGTGCGCGTGCTCACCCACTTCAGCGCGGTGAATTCATTTGTCGCACCCGTCGTTTCGATGATCGGGCTGGGGCTGGCCATCGATTACGGGCTGTTCATGGTGAGCCGGTTCCGGGAGGAACTCGAGGACGGCCGGGACGTGCCCGACGCGGTGCGGCGCACGGTGCGCACCGCAGGACACACGGTGGTGGTGTCGGCGATCATCGTGGTCGCTGCCAGCAGCGCGATGTTGCTGTTCCCGCACGGGTTTCTGCGGTCGTTCGCCTTCGGGACGATCGCCACCGTCACGCTGGCCGCGTTGATCGCGGTCACGCTGTTGCCCGCGACCTTATGCATTCTCGGTCGGCGCGTGGACATGCTGGGGTTCACCCGGTTCCGCAGGGTGGGGTCGAGTGACTTCTGGGGCCGAACCTGCGACTGGGTGCTGAAACATCCGCTGCGGGTCGCGATTCCGGTGTGCGGGGTGCTGCTGTTGCTCATCCTCCCGGTGGGCGATCTCGCCTTCGGCGCCATCAGCGAGCGGTATCTGCCGCCGGACCATCCGACCCGGTTGGCGCAGCAGCACTTCGACGAGCTGTTTCCACTGCGCGGAGCGGACCCGATCCAGCTGCTGATCGTCTCGGAGAACCCTCTCGACGTGGGAGCTGTTCGCGCGCAGGTGGATCGGGCACCAGGCCTGACCGGTCCCTTCAGCGTGCCCTCGCGCGGGAACGGAAATGTCTTCGTCACCCAGGCCGCGGTCTCCGAAAATGCCCGCCCGGCAATCGAATACCTGCGGGCGATGCCGCTACCGCAGGGGACAACGGTGCTGGTCGGCGGGCAGCCCGCGATCGGGCAGGACAGCATCGACGCGCTGGTCCGCCGGATGCCGCTGATGATCGTGCTGGTTCTCCTCGGAACCACCGCACTCCTGGCGTTTGCCTTCCGGTCCCTGGTTCTGCCGTTGAAAGCCGCTGTGCTCAATGCGCTGGGCCTCGGCTCGACACTGGGCATCCTGACCTGGATCTTCGTCGAGGGCCACGGCGCGGGCCTGCTGAACTTCACCCCGCAGCCGATCATGGCGCTGGTTCTCGTGCTGATCATCGCCCTGGTCTACGGACTGTCCACCGACTACGAGGTCTTCCTGTTGTCACGCATGGTGGAGGCGCGCGAGGCCGGCGCGTCCACCGCCGAAGCGGTGCGGATCGGCACCGCGCGGACCGGGCGCATCATCACCGCCGCCGCGCTCATCCTCATGGCGGTCACCGGCGCTTTCGCGTTCTCCGATCTGCTGATGATGCAGTACATCGCCTACGGGATGCTCGCCGCGCTGTTCATCGACGCCGTCGTCCTGCGGATGCTGCTCGTGCCCGCCGCCATGCGCCTGCTGGGCGAGGCGTGCTGGTGGGCGCCTGCCTGGCTGAAGCCCACTCCCACAACACATTCCGAGGCAGACCTCGTAAGGAGTATCCGATGA
- a CDS encoding alpha/beta hydrolase family protein produces MKLRTWVQVLAAVAASVVVAPPAVAAPDQATITGSWPKDERTVQLRVYSAAMRQDIMVDVLRPADRSVPSPTLYLLNGGGGGQDSATWQKNTDVLGFLSGKQVNVVQPVGGKWSYYTDWRSPDPRLGLYKWKTFLTEELPPLIDAELGTTGANAIAGLSTSGTSVLQLPIAKPGLYGAVAAYSGCAQTSDPVGREFIKLAVESWGGGNTVNMYGPPDDPMWAANDPYLHAEQLRGTELYVSTGTGVPGMYDVYNGTHMQPGPRGFVNQVLLGGVIEAAVNWCTHNLRDKLDRLAIPATFDFQPTGSHSWGYWQEALKNSWPVLARGLGLPER; encoded by the coding sequence ATGAAACTACGCACCTGGGTGCAGGTCCTGGCGGCGGTCGCCGCATCGGTGGTTGTGGCGCCACCCGCCGTCGCCGCACCGGATCAAGCCACCATCACCGGCTCCTGGCCCAAGGACGAGCGCACCGTGCAGCTGCGCGTCTATTCGGCCGCCATGCGCCAGGACATCATGGTCGACGTGCTGCGCCCCGCCGACCGCTCCGTGCCCAGCCCCACGCTGTATCTGCTGAACGGCGGTGGCGGCGGCCAGGATTCGGCCACCTGGCAGAAGAACACCGACGTGCTCGGCTTCCTGTCCGGCAAGCAGGTGAACGTCGTGCAGCCGGTCGGCGGCAAGTGGAGCTACTACACCGACTGGCGGTCGCCGGACCCGAGACTCGGTCTCTACAAATGGAAGACCTTCCTCACCGAGGAGCTGCCGCCGCTCATCGACGCCGAACTCGGCACCACCGGCGCGAACGCCATTGCCGGACTGTCCACGTCGGGGACCTCGGTCCTGCAGCTGCCGATCGCGAAACCCGGGCTGTACGGGGCGGTCGCCGCCTACAGCGGCTGCGCGCAGACCAGCGACCCGGTCGGGCGCGAATTCATCAAGCTGGCCGTGGAGAGCTGGGGCGGCGGCAACACCGTGAACATGTATGGTCCACCGGACGATCCGATGTGGGCGGCCAACGACCCGTACCTGCACGCCGAGCAGCTGCGCGGGACGGAACTGTACGTCTCCACCGGCACCGGCGTGCCCGGCATGTACGACGTCTACAACGGCACCCACATGCAGCCGGGGCCCCGCGGTTTCGTCAACCAGGTGCTACTGGGCGGGGTGATCGAAGCCGCGGTCAACTGGTGCACGCACAACCTGCGCGACAAACTCGACCGCCTCGCCATCCCCGCCACCTTCGACTTCCAGCCCACGGGCTCGCACTCCTGGGGCTATTGGCAAGAGGCGCTGAAGAATTCGTGGCCGGTGCTGGCCCGCGGACTCGGCCTGCCCGAGCGGTGA